The following coding sequences are from one Vibrio syngnathi window:
- a CDS encoding Na+/H+ antiporter NhaC family protein encodes MNLIDFATSPLSLLPPLVALTLAIVTRRVLVSLGVGIVMGAILLADYSVGNAASYVFTKVSGVFIEDGGINTWNMSIVAFLIILGMTTALLTLSGGTRAFAEWAQSRVKSKRGSKLLAAFLGVFIFVDDYFNSLAVGAISRPVTDRFYVSRAKLAYILDSTAAPMCVIMPASSWGAYIITIIGGILVTHGVTEYSALGAYVRLIPMNFYAVFALLMVFAVAWFGLDVGKMREHEIEASQGRGFEGDNDQKQAHDLNEELDIQESENGSVSDLVMPIVALIVATVAAMLYTGGQALTADGQAFNLLGAFENTDVGKSLVYGGVIGLLVALATVFKQKLPLVDITRTMWIGASSMFGAILILVFAWTIGSVIGDMKTGSYLSSLATGNIDYHWLPVILFLLAGLMAFSTGTSWGTFGIMLPIAGDMAAASDIALILPMLSAVLAGSVFGDHCSPISDTTILSSTGARCNHIDHVSTQLPYALSVAFVSCIGFITLGMTSSTGIAFGAASLTFVAVCFALAYFSRCKMATCKS; translated from the coding sequence ATGAATTTAATAGATTTTGCAACATCGCCTTTATCGCTGCTTCCTCCCTTGGTTGCCTTGACTCTTGCTATTGTTACCCGCCGTGTATTAGTTTCCTTGGGTGTCGGTATTGTTATGGGTGCGATTCTACTTGCTGACTACTCAGTAGGTAACGCAGCTAGCTACGTCTTTACTAAAGTATCTGGTGTTTTCATCGAAGATGGTGGCATTAACACTTGGAACATGAGCATTGTCGCTTTCCTAATTATTCTTGGAATGACAACGGCATTATTAACACTATCTGGCGGTACTCGCGCATTCGCTGAGTGGGCACAGTCTCGTGTTAAGAGCAAACGTGGTTCTAAACTACTTGCTGCATTCTTAGGTGTATTCATCTTTGTGGATGATTACTTCAACAGCTTAGCGGTAGGTGCTATCTCTCGCCCTGTAACTGACCGCTTCTACGTATCTCGCGCTAAGCTAGCTTATATCCTAGACTCAACTGCTGCTCCTATGTGTGTGATCATGCCTGCTTCTAGCTGGGGTGCTTACATTATTACTATCATTGGTGGCATCTTAGTGACACACGGTGTGACAGAGTATTCTGCACTGGGTGCTTACGTTCGCCTTATCCCAATGAACTTCTACGCTGTGTTCGCGCTATTAATGGTGTTTGCTGTTGCGTGGTTTGGTTTAGATGTTGGTAAAATGCGCGAGCATGAGATTGAAGCTTCTCAAGGCCGTGGCTTTGAAGGCGACAATGATCAAAAGCAAGCGCACGATCTAAACGAAGAGCTGGATATTCAAGAGAGCGAAAACGGTTCTGTTTCTGATCTCGTAATGCCAATCGTAGCGTTAATCGTAGCGACGGTTGCTGCAATGCTTTACACGGGTGGCCAAGCGCTTACTGCTGATGGTCAAGCATTCAACTTACTTGGCGCATTTGAAAATACGGATGTAGGTAAGTCTCTGGTTTACGGTGGTGTGATTGGTTTACTCGTTGCGCTAGCAACGGTATTCAAACAGAAACTACCTTTGGTTGATATCACAAGAACAATGTGGATTGGTGCAAGCTCAATGTTTGGCGCTATCCTTATCCTTGTATTTGCATGGACGATTGGTTCTGTTATTGGTGACATGAAAACAGGTTCGTACCTATCCTCTCTAGCAACAGGTAACATCGATTACCACTGGCTACCGGTTATCTTGTTCCTTCTTGCTGGCCTAATGGCGTTCTCGACAGGTACATCTTGGGGTACGTTCGGTATCATGTTACCGATTGCGGGTGACATGGCTGCAGCCTCTGACATCGCGCTAATCCTTCCTATGCTAAGTGCGGTTCTTGCGGGTTCTGTATTTGGTGATCACTGTTCTCCAATCTCGGATACAACGATTCTGTCTTCTACAGGTGCGCGTTGTAACCACATTGATCACGTATCGACTCAGCTCCCTTATGCGCTGTCTGTGGCGTTCGTATCGTGTATTGGTTTCATCACCCTAGGAATGACATCATCAACTGGCATTGCATTTGGCGCAGCGTCTCTAACGTTTGTTGCGGTATGTTTTGCATTGGCTTATTTCTCACGTTGTAAGATGGCAACGTGTAAAAGCTAA
- a CDS encoding H-NS family histone-like protein produces the protein MSELTKTLLNIRSLRAFSRELTLEQLEEALDKLTIVVQERQESEAEERAAKAEQEAKLSAIAEQIAKDGIDVADLIAALSGEAKSKTTKSKRAPRPAKYKYVDANGDEKTWTGQGRTPSAIQEQLDAGKSLEEFAL, from the coding sequence ATGTCTGAATTAACAAAAACTCTATTAAATATCCGTAGCCTTCGTGCGTTCTCACGTGAATTAACTCTTGAGCAACTTGAAGAAGCGCTAGACAAGCTGACTATTGTTGTACAAGAACGTCAAGAGTCTGAAGCTGAAGAACGCGCAGCAAAAGCAGAGCAAGAAGCTAAGCTTTCTGCTATCGCAGAACAAATTGCAAAAGACGGAATCGATGTTGCCGATCTTATTGCTGCACTTTCTGGTGAAGCAAAATCTAAAACAACAAAATCTAAACGTGCTCCTCGCCCTGCGAAATACAAATACGTAGACGCGAATGGCGACGAAAAAACTTGGACAGGTCAAGGCCGTACGCCTTCAGCTATCCAAGAACAACTAGATGCTGGTAAATCTCTAGAAGAGTTTGCTCTTTAA
- a CDS encoding inosine/guanosine kinase, producing the protein MKFPGQRKSKHYFPVHARDPLVSQAQTSKRMSRTHIIGIDQTLVDIEAKVSSELIEKYGLSKGHSLVIGDEAAESLYQELKEQCLITNEYAGGTIGNTLHNYSVLADDRSTLLGVMSQDIKIGSYGYRYLCNTSSRMDLNHLQGVDGAIGRCFALITEDGERTFAISEGQMNQLKPESIPEKIFKSASALVLTAYLVRCKPGDPMPEATMKAIEYAKKYDVPVVLTLGTKFVIQDDPEFWKDFLEQHVTVVAMNEDEAEALTGESDPLAASDKALDWVDLVLCTAGPVGLFMAGYTEDAVKRETSLPLLPGSIAEFNRYEFSRPAHKDLCENPTKIYSHIAPYMGGPEKIKNTNGAGDAALSALLHDMAANKYHKENVPNSSKHQHSFLTYSSFSQVCKYSNRASYEVLVQHSPRLSRGLPEREDSLEEAYWER; encoded by the coding sequence ATGAAATTCCCTGGACAACGTAAATCAAAGCACTATTTTCCGGTTCACGCTCGTGACCCTTTAGTAAGCCAAGCTCAAACGAGCAAAAGAATGTCACGTACCCATATTATCGGTATTGACCAAACTTTGGTGGATATTGAAGCAAAGGTGAGTTCTGAGCTAATCGAAAAATATGGCTTAAGTAAGGGACACTCTTTGGTTATTGGTGATGAAGCTGCTGAATCTTTGTATCAAGAATTAAAAGAACAGTGCCTGATCACTAATGAATACGCAGGTGGCACAATTGGTAATACATTACACAACTACTCAGTATTGGCGGATGACCGTTCAACACTATTGGGTGTAATGAGCCAAGATATTAAAATTGGTAGCTACGGTTACCGCTATTTATGTAATACATCAAGCAGAATGGATCTGAACCATTTACAAGGGGTAGATGGCGCAATTGGTCGCTGCTTTGCATTAATTACAGAAGATGGTGAACGTACTTTCGCAATTAGCGAAGGACAAATGAACCAATTAAAACCAGAAAGCATTCCTGAGAAAATTTTCAAAAGTGCTTCTGCTTTAGTATTAACGGCGTATTTAGTTCGTTGTAAACCAGGTGACCCTATGCCTGAAGCAACAATGAAAGCTATTGAGTACGCGAAGAAATACGATGTACCTGTTGTTTTAACGCTTGGTACTAAATTCGTTATTCAAGATGATCCAGAGTTTTGGAAAGATTTCCTTGAACAACATGTAACCGTTGTTGCAATGAACGAAGACGAAGCTGAAGCATTAACTGGTGAAAGCGATCCTCTAGCTGCTTCAGACAAAGCACTAGATTGGGTAGACTTAGTTCTATGTACAGCAGGCCCTGTGGGCTTGTTTATGGCGGGTTACACAGAAGATGCAGTGAAGCGTGAAACATCATTACCGTTGTTACCAGGCTCGATTGCTGAATTTAACCGTTATGAGTTTAGTCGTCCCGCACATAAAGATTTATGTGAAAATCCAACGAAAATCTATTCGCATATCGCACCTTACATGGGCGGCCCAGAAAAGATTAAGAATACTAATGGTGCCGGTGATGCTGCGTTGTCTGCTCTATTACATGATATGGCCGCTAATAAGTACCATAAAGAAAATGTGCCTAACTCAAGTAAGCATCAGCATTCATTCTTGACGTATTCTTCTTTCTCACAAGTTTGTAAATATTCAAACCGCGCAAGTTATGAAGTATTAGTTCAGCACTCGCCACGATTATCTCGAGGCCTTCCTGAAAGAGAAGATAGTCTAGAAGAAGCGTACTGGGAAAGATAA
- the mnmA gene encoding tRNA 2-thiouridine(34) synthase MnmA, with the protein MSDISSGNSEKKVIVGMSGGVDSSVSAYLLQQQGYQVEGLFMKNWEEDDNEEYCTAAEDLADAQAVCDKLGIHLHTINFAAEYWDNVFEYFLAEYKAGRTPNPDILCNKEIKFKAFLEFADEVLDADYIAMGHYVRRTFPTQEELDAGVKPEMLRGLDGNKDQSYFLYTLSSDQVARSLFPVGELEKPEVRRIAEEQDLITAKKKDSTGICFIGERKFTEFLGKYLPAQPGNIETPEGQVIGQHQGLMYHTLGQRKGLHIGGTKGGGGNEEPWFVGEKDLKRNVLIAVQGKDHPLLKSEGLIASQLHWVNRTPITEVMTCTVKTRYRQTDIPCTIIPIDDENIKVIFDEPQIAVTPGQSAVFYLDNVCLGGGIIEKRI; encoded by the coding sequence ATGTCAGATATCAGCTCTGGAAACAGCGAAAAGAAAGTAATTGTCGGTATGTCCGGCGGTGTAGATTCGTCAGTATCGGCGTATCTTCTTCAGCAACAAGGCTATCAGGTAGAAGGCCTTTTCATGAAAAACTGGGAAGAAGACGATAACGAAGAATACTGCACGGCTGCTGAAGATCTTGCTGATGCTCAAGCGGTATGTGACAAACTAGGTATCCACCTTCACACTATCAACTTTGCTGCAGAATACTGGGACAATGTATTTGAATACTTCCTTGCTGAATATAAAGCAGGTCGTACTCCGAACCCAGATATTCTTTGTAACAAAGAAATCAAATTCAAAGCATTCTTAGAGTTTGCGGATGAAGTCCTAGACGCAGACTACATTGCGATGGGTCACTACGTTCGTCGTACTTTCCCAACTCAAGAAGAGCTTGATGCTGGCGTAAAACCAGAAATGCTACGTGGCCTAGACGGCAATAAAGACCAAAGCTATTTCCTTTATACGCTAAGCTCAGATCAAGTGGCACGCAGCCTATTCCCTGTGGGTGAATTAGAGAAGCCAGAAGTGCGACGCATTGCTGAAGAGCAAGACTTGATCACTGCGAAGAAAAAAGATTCAACAGGTATCTGCTTCATTGGTGAGCGTAAGTTCACTGAGTTCCTAGGCAAATACCTACCCGCTCAACCGGGTAACATCGAGACACCAGAAGGCCAAGTGATTGGTCAACACCAAGGTTTGATGTACCACACGCTAGGTCAGCGTAAAGGTCTACATATCGGCGGCACTAAAGGTGGCGGCGGTAATGAAGAACCATGGTTTGTTGGTGAAAAAGATCTTAAGCGTAATGTCCTGATAGCGGTACAAGGTAAAGACCACCCTCTTCTAAAATCAGAAGGTTTGATCGCTTCTCAGCTTCATTGGGTAAATCGCACACCAATTACTGAAGTTATGACGTGCACGGTAAAAACACGTTACCGTCAGACCGATATTCCTTGTACAATCATCCCAATTGATGATGAAAACATTAAGGTTATTTTTGACGAACCACAAATTGCAGTGACCCCAGGTCAATCAGCAGTGTTCTACCTAGACAACGTATGTCTTGGTGGTGGTATCATTGAAAAGCGCATCTAA